From a region of the Bradyrhizobium guangdongense genome:
- the istA gene encoding IS21 family transposase produces the protein MKYRQTDSPPVAAAKASFSTSTAYRIERDPRLPSQRKAPRGRRRPDPLSEVFETEIVPILKAAPGLRPVAVFKEMLRRHPDLGSGIRRTLERRIRAWRAIHGEEQQVIFRQTHEPGQLGLSDFTDMGELGVTIAGVPLDHRLCHFRLAYCGFEHAHVVLGGESFVALAEGLQNALWSLGGAPREHRTDSLSAAFCNLDRDARDDLTQRYEALCAHYGMRPSRNNRGVAHENGSIEGPHGHLKRAIADALLLRGTVDFDDLATYRGFIDEIVSRRNARNAKRIDSERMVLQELPDRRTSDYEEVIVRVTSSGGFTLRKVFYTVPSRLIGHRLRVRLYDDRLDVFVGGTHLVTLPRGRPHPNGKYDQVVDYRHVIHSLRRKPMALLNLVYRDRLFPRDAYRKTFDRLRERLPDKKACRIMVDLLALAHERGCETELAGQLTADLEAGRLPDLNRLGAHFAPDPANLPNVVVQLVPLATYKCLIGTAETGGAA, from the coding sequence ATGAAGTACCGTCAGACCGATAGCCCGCCAGTGGCGGCGGCCAAGGCGTCATTCAGTACGTCGACCGCCTATCGGATCGAGAGAGACCCCCGACTTCCATCGCAAAGGAAGGCGCCCCGCGGCCGGCGACGACCGGACCCGTTGAGCGAGGTGTTCGAGACCGAGATCGTCCCGATCCTGAAGGCGGCCCCTGGCTTACGCCCGGTGGCGGTGTTCAAGGAGATGCTCCGACGTCATCCGGATCTCGGCAGCGGTATCCGTCGTACCCTGGAACGCCGTATCCGTGCCTGGCGGGCGATCCACGGCGAGGAGCAGCAGGTGATCTTCCGCCAAACCCACGAGCCTGGCCAACTAGGGCTCTCCGACTTCACAGACATGGGCGAGTTGGGTGTGACGATCGCGGGGGTCCCGCTCGATCATCGTCTCTGTCACTTCCGTTTGGCCTATTGCGGGTTCGAGCACGCCCACGTCGTGCTTGGCGGTGAGAGCTTCGTTGCCTTGGCCGAAGGCCTGCAGAATGCCCTCTGGTCGCTCGGTGGGGCGCCGCGGGAGCATCGGACCGACAGTCTGTCGGCCGCATTCTGCAATCTCGATCGTGATGCACGGGACGATCTGACGCAGCGATACGAGGCCCTTTGTGCCCACTACGGCATGAGGCCTTCCCGCAACAATCGAGGCGTCGCCCACGAGAATGGCTCGATCGAAGGGCCCCACGGTCATCTCAAGCGAGCAATCGCGGACGCCTTGCTGCTGCGCGGAACTGTCGACTTCGACGATCTTGCCACCTATCGCGGCTTCATCGACGAGATCGTCAGCCGCCGCAATGCCCGCAACGCCAAGCGGATCGATAGCGAGCGCATGGTGTTGCAGGAGCTGCCCGATCGCCGCACCTCCGACTACGAAGAGGTGATCGTCCGCGTGACATCGTCCGGCGGCTTCACCCTGCGCAAGGTGTTCTACACGGTGCCATCGCGCCTGATCGGTCACCGGCTGCGGGTGCGCCTTTACGATGATCGTCTCGACGTGTTCGTCGGCGGCACCCATCTCGTCACCCTGCCGCGTGGGCGGCCGCATCCCAATGGCAAGTACGACCAGGTCGTCGATTATCGGCACGTGATCCATTCCCTGCGGCGCAAGCCGATGGCGCTTCTCAATCTGGTCTACCGAGATCGGCTGTTCCCGCGCGATGCCTATCGGAAGACCTTCGATCGGTTGCGCGAACGCTTGCCGGACAAAAAAGCCTGCCGGATCATGGTCGATCTCCTCGCGCTCGCTCATGAACGCGGCTGCGAGACCGAACTCGCCGGTCAGCTCACCGCCGACCTCGAGGCCGGCCGACTGCCCGACCTCAACCGGCTAGGTGCTCACTTCGCCCCCGATCCCGCCAACCTGCCGAACGTCGTGGTGCAGCTCGTGCCGCTTGCGACCTACAAATGCCTCATCGGTACCGCCGAGACCGGAGGTGCCGCATGA
- a CDS encoding IS110 family transposase, producing the protein MDTVIGVDLAKNVFQLHGASMAGHLKFRKKLSRLQFRKFMAGHPSAVVVMEACGSAHYWAREMVKLGHEVKLIAPQYVKPFVKRQKNDAADAEAIVIAAQRPEMRFVEPKSEEQQARAVLFRARKRLVHQRTDLVNALRSVLYEFGHIIPQGIEQLKRIDAILEDPNSDLPELVREECRSLIDQIAYKTERIDAKAEQLKKLATRTVTAQRLQTMPGVGPLTALAIEAFAPDMAAFRRGRDFAAWLGLVPRQHSSGGKERLGRVSKEGQADIRQLLIVGAMSRLNWLGRKSIPSGSWLAQMLARKPRMLVAIALANKMARTIWAMLTRKEDYRNPAQAVTA; encoded by the coding sequence ATGGATACGGTGATCGGAGTGGATCTAGCCAAGAATGTGTTTCAGCTCCACGGGGCGTCAATGGCGGGACACTTGAAATTTCGAAAGAAACTGTCGCGGCTTCAGTTTCGGAAGTTCATGGCGGGCCACCCATCGGCAGTGGTGGTGATGGAAGCCTGTGGCAGCGCCCACTATTGGGCACGGGAGATGGTCAAGCTCGGCCATGAAGTGAAACTGATCGCTCCGCAATATGTGAAGCCTTTTGTGAAACGCCAAAAGAACGACGCGGCTGATGCCGAAGCAATCGTGATCGCGGCACAGCGCCCCGAGATGCGCTTCGTCGAGCCGAAATCGGAAGAACAGCAGGCCAGGGCAGTGCTCTTTCGGGCTCGGAAGCGCCTTGTTCATCAGCGCACCGATCTGGTGAATGCGCTGCGTTCTGTTCTCTACGAATTCGGCCATATCATCCCGCAAGGAATCGAACAACTTAAACGCATTGACGCAATCCTCGAAGATCCGAACAGCGATCTACCAGAACTGGTCCGCGAGGAATGTCGGAGTCTCATTGATCAGATCGCCTACAAGACGGAGCGGATCGATGCCAAGGCAGAGCAGCTCAAGAAGTTGGCGACGCGGACGGTCACGGCGCAGCGGCTGCAGACAATGCCGGGGGTCGGCCCGCTGACCGCACTCGCGATCGAGGCTTTCGCGCCCGACATGGCGGCCTTTCGACGTGGCCGAGACTTCGCGGCTTGGCTCGGCTTGGTCCCACGGCAACATTCCTCAGGGGGAAAGGAAAGGCTCGGACGCGTTTCGAAGGAAGGACAGGCGGACATTCGCCAGTTGCTCATCGTTGGGGCGATGTCGCGGCTGAACTGGCTCGGGCGCAAGTCGATCCCTAGCGGATCCTGGCTGGCGCAGATGCTGGCGAGGAAGCCGCGCATGCTTGTGGCGATCGCCTTGGCGAACAAGATGGCTCGGACGATTTGGGCCATGCTCACCCGGAAGGAGGATTATCGGAACCCAGCGCAGGCAGTGACGGCATGA
- the tnpB gene encoding IS66 family insertion sequence element accessory protein TnpB (TnpB, as the term is used for proteins encoded by IS66 family insertion elements, is considered an accessory protein, since TnpC, encoded by a neighboring gene, is a DDE family transposase.): MQEILRLDPFSGGAFAFRSKRADRIKTFVWDRTGLVLVHKRLEGCKFVWPTIADGVMRISPAMFAALFEGLDWRLVRPEEARRPQAAG, encoded by the coding sequence GTGCAGGAGATACTTCGTCTTGATCCATTCAGCGGAGGCGCCTTCGCGTTCCGATCGAAACGAGCGGACCGGATCAAGACTTTTGTCTGGGATCGAACGGGCCTGGTGTTGGTGCACAAGCGTCTTGAAGGTTGCAAGTTCGTTTGGCCAACGATCGCAGACGGCGTGATGCGGATATCACCGGCGATGTTCGCGGCACTGTTCGAGGGGCTGGATTGGAGGTTGGTCCGCCCGGAAGAAGCACGGCGCCCCCAGGCGGCGGGATAA